In Spirochaeta thermophila DSM 6578, the following proteins share a genomic window:
- a CDS encoding ATP-binding cassette domain-containing protein codes for MRRSCIRLEEVTATIEGVSILKEITLEVPEGMTTVIMGLSGSGKSTLLKVMNGLKEIEKGRIIFGEEDITRLSHERLLSMRRQTAFVFQDAALWANMSLLQNLTLPVLQRDPSADRQALLRRIERMCEEFLFDDDLSLRPSQISLGERKIASFMRALLVEPRVLFLDEPTSSVDPAVCERMIQRLRKEKGKGVSIIAATNDPRVCANLADEVIILKEGRLVETGSLSEVIRSTNPETIEALSDVLSQAASYDMDILSLLDGEDVWQGGSP; via the coding sequence ATGAGACGGAGTTGTATACGCCTGGAAGAGGTGACCGCGACCATAGAAGGGGTATCCATCCTCAAGGAGATCACCTTGGAGGTGCCCGAAGGCATGACCACGGTGATCATGGGCCTCTCCGGATCGGGCAAGTCCACCCTCCTCAAAGTGATGAACGGACTCAAAGAGATAGAAAAAGGCCGGATCATCTTCGGGGAGGAGGACATCACTCGGCTCTCCCACGAGCGACTCCTCTCGATGAGGAGGCAGACCGCCTTCGTGTTTCAAGACGCGGCACTGTGGGCGAACATGAGCCTGCTCCAGAACCTCACCCTCCCGGTGCTCCAGAGGGATCCCTCGGCCGACAGGCAGGCCCTCTTGCGGAGGATCGAGCGTATGTGCGAGGAGTTCCTCTTCGACGACGACCTCTCCCTCCGCCCTTCCCAGATCTCTCTGGGGGAAAGGAAGATCGCCTCGTTCATGAGGGCCCTCCTCGTCGAACCGCGCGTCCTCTTCCTCGACGAGCCCACCTCATCGGTGGATCCGGCCGTCTGTGAGCGGATGATCCAGCGCCTGAGAAAGGAGAAGGGGAAAGGAGTGAGCATCATCGCGGCCACGAACGACCCAAGGGTCTGTGCCAACCTCGCCGACGAGGTGATCATCCTGAAAGAGGGACGTCTGGTGGAGACCGGCTCCCTCTCGGAGGTGATCCGAAGCACCAATCCCGAGACCATCGAGGCCCTCTCCGACGTGCTCAGCCAGGCGGCGAGTTACGACATGGACATCCTCTCCCTCCTCGATGGAGAAGACGTGTGGCAGGGGGGTTCACCATGA
- a CDS encoding MlaD family protein has translation MKFKIRFASQIVGLFVLGGLVALVGVLILLGVNQRWFSKNYHFYTYFSETHGIKPGMGIQFKGFAIGKVTDITLDEDNRVKVFLYIEDRFYDKVYEDSVLAVVSNPLGLGGGLVFYQGKTPTPPLPEGSLIPSLDFEEGRRLVEEGRVDVPPGADAITRLLGEVEPVLQNLNTVLLSLDRTLTTVEAGLSGNEGVALGAVLQRIEGIAANIETLSAGLSEVEGLVPRLLGARGSLAKILDDEMELYSTIEASLSELEAAISNLRQFTEFLTSTEPQLVGTLEEGKQAIRRGRDVLEGIRNNPLIRGGIAEEQTQETLLEPLREGAFR, from the coding sequence ATGAAATTCAAGATACGCTTCGCATCCCAGATCGTGGGTCTCTTCGTACTGGGAGGCCTCGTGGCCCTCGTTGGGGTCCTCATCCTCCTCGGCGTGAACCAGCGGTGGTTCTCGAAGAACTACCACTTCTATACGTACTTCTCCGAAACCCATGGGATCAAGCCGGGGATGGGCATCCAGTTCAAGGGCTTCGCCATCGGGAAGGTCACCGACATCACCCTCGACGAGGACAACCGGGTGAAGGTCTTCCTCTACATCGAAGATCGGTTCTACGACAAGGTCTACGAGGACTCGGTGCTCGCCGTGGTCTCGAACCCCCTCGGGTTGGGAGGGGGTCTCGTCTTCTACCAAGGGAAGACGCCCACCCCGCCACTCCCCGAGGGGAGCCTCATCCCCTCGCTCGACTTCGAGGAGGGGAGACGCCTCGTGGAAGAGGGACGTGTGGACGTTCCTCCGGGCGCCGACGCGATCACCCGGCTCCTGGGGGAGGTGGAGCCCGTGCTCCAGAACCTCAACACCGTACTCCTCTCCCTCGATCGGACCCTCACCACGGTGGAGGCGGGGCTCTCGGGGAACGAGGGAGTGGCCCTGGGCGCCGTGCTCCAAAGGATAGAAGGGATCGCCGCCAACATCGAGACCCTCTCCGCAGGGCTGTCCGAGGTGGAAGGACTCGTCCCCCGGCTCCTGGGTGCCCGGGGATCCCTCGCCAAGATACTCGACGACGAGATGGAACTCTACAGCACGATAGAGGCGAGTCTCAGCGAACTCGAGGCGGCGATCTCGAACCTCAGGCAGTTCACCGAATTCCTCACCTCGACCGAGCCCCAACTCGTGGGTACCCTCGAAGAGGGGAAACAGGCCATCCGGAGGGGAAGGGATGTCCTGGAAGGGATCCGGAACAATCCCCTCATCCGCGGTGGGATAGCCGAGGAACAGACGCAGGAGACCCTTCTCGAACCTCTACGTGAAGGAGCCTTCCGATGA
- a CDS encoding divergent polysaccharide deacetylase family protein produces the protein MSSTEKPSPRKRSGSSRSRGRRKPARKRAKAKRSAKGFGLVWFLLGLLAGAVAVWVVVPPRPVPSPLPTPVPSPSPVPSPLPSPSPTPRVEGVLYLIIDDAGYSLDQVAPFLSLPFPLTVSVLPGLPLSKEVALKVQEAGKTLFLHLPMEPEGDEDPGPGALYVSMSWNEIEKVIAEDLASVPGVQGVNNHMGSRFTKDPLRMEWILSILAAGGLLFVDSRTTAESVVRETALRLGVPVMERDVFLDNEQTEAYVEQAFMHAVQIARRRGRAVAIGHVWTRVLPGVLDRMADRARNEGVILGDILEVLERR, from the coding sequence GTGAGTAGTACAGAGAAGCCGTCTCCCCGGAAGAGAAGCGGGAGCTCCCGATCCCGCGGCCGCAGGAAGCCTGCGAGAAAGCGTGCGAAGGCGAAGCGGAGCGCGAAGGGCTTCGGCCTCGTGTGGTTTCTCCTCGGCCTGCTCGCGGGAGCGGTCGCCGTATGGGTGGTGGTGCCTCCCCGTCCGGTGCCCTCTCCCCTCCCTACACCCGTGCCTTCCCCGTCACCCGTCCCCAGCCCGCTCCCGAGCCCCTCTCCCACCCCTCGGGTGGAGGGGGTCCTCTACCTCATCATCGACGATGCAGGGTATTCTCTCGACCAGGTGGCCCCCTTCCTCTCCCTTCCCTTCCCGCTCACTGTCTCCGTGCTTCCGGGTCTCCCCCTCTCGAAGGAAGTGGCCCTCAAGGTGCAGGAGGCCGGCAAGACCCTCTTCCTGCATCTCCCCATGGAGCCCGAGGGGGATGAAGACCCCGGCCCCGGGGCCCTCTATGTCTCCATGTCCTGGAACGAGATCGAGAAGGTGATCGCGGAGGACCTCGCCTCGGTCCCCGGGGTGCAAGGGGTGAACAACCACATGGGTTCTCGTTTCACCAAAGACCCTTTACGAATGGAGTGGATTCTTAGTATCCTTGCCGCCGGCGGTCTCCTGTTCGTCGACAGCAGGACCACGGCCGAGAGCGTGGTGCGGGAGACGGCGCTCAGGCTCGGGGTGCCTGTGATGGAGCGGGACGTGTTCCTGGACAACGAACAGACCGAGGCCTACGTCGAACAGGCCTTCATGCACGCCGTGCAGATCGCCAGGAGACGTGGGAGGGCAGTGGCCATAGGCCACGTGTGGACACGGGTCCTTCCCGGCGTGCTCGACCGAATGGCGGATCGCGCCAGGAATGAGGGCGTGATCCTGGGGGACATACTGGAGGTACTGGAGCGGCGATGA
- a CDS encoding rod-binding protein, giving the protein MINPLDLYKIVDTSVTPGLPRKEDPKLKEATEEFEALFVKMMVDQMRKGVPRSGLLEKNMAEEVFEDMLYDEYARLMAKSTRFGLAEMLYKELSG; this is encoded by the coding sequence GTGATCAACCCCCTCGACCTGTATAAAATAGTAGACACATCGGTGACTCCTGGGCTCCCCCGGAAGGAGGATCCGAAGCTCAAGGAGGCAACCGAGGAGTTTGAAGCCCTCTTCGTGAAGATGATGGTCGATCAGATGCGGAAGGGGGTGCCTAGATCAGGGCTCCTCGAGAAGAACATGGCCGAGGAGGTCTTCGAGGACATGCTCTACGACGAGTATGCTCGGCTCATGGCCAAGAGCACCAGGTTCGGTCTCGCAGAGATGCTCTACAAGGAACTCTCCGGATGA
- a CDS encoding Crp/Fnr family transcriptional regulator — MMLTGPSFDRFAVYYKRGDIIFCEYEPGDTFYLIQEGRVQISKIMGGLEKTIDILKPGEIFGEMAILEEAPRSATAVALDDVKLLEFTKENFSLLLEGNPQIALKLLKLFIKRIYDQKRRLMILTLDDEQARIADVFLMLAESRLQEEEDEGKGLVFETTVDDIAHWAGMNPTRARNVLNQFASQHRVTLHPDKIVVHNINDFRRLVSSRRPIRK; from the coding sequence ATGATGCTCACGGGGCCGTCATTCGACCGATTCGCCGTCTACTACAAGAGGGGTGACATCATCTTCTGTGAGTATGAACCGGGGGACACTTTCTACCTCATCCAGGAGGGGAGGGTACAGATCTCCAAGATCATGGGAGGGCTCGAAAAGACCATCGACATCCTCAAGCCGGGAGAGATCTTCGGAGAGATGGCCATCCTGGAGGAGGCACCGCGCTCGGCCACGGCCGTGGCCCTGGACGACGTGAAACTACTCGAGTTCACCAAGGAGAACTTCTCCCTCCTCCTCGAGGGAAACCCCCAGATCGCCCTGAAGCTCCTCAAGCTCTTCATCAAGCGCATCTATGACCAGAAACGAAGGCTCATGATCCTCACCCTCGACGATGAGCAGGCCAGGATCGCGGACGTGTTCCTCATGCTCGCCGAGTCCCGTCTTCAGGAAGAAGAGGACGAGGGTAAGGGGCTCGTCTTCGAGACCACGGTGGACGACATCGCTCATTGGGCCGGGATGAATCCCACCCGCGCCCGCAACGTGCTCAACCAGTTCGCCTCACAGCACCGGGTGACGCTCCATCCCGACAAGATCGTGGTGCACAACATCAACGATTTCAGGCGTCTGGTGTCCTCCCGGAGACCCATACGGAAATGA
- a CDS encoding flagellar hook-basal body protein, with amino-acid sequence MIRGYYIGASGMASQLNRMDAIANNLANVDLTGYKRDTAIFKAFPELLIRRMNDKYFKVPWGSIDNTPVVGKLGTGVETNEVYTVFEQGPLKETKDPFHFALEGQGFFTVLTPQGERYTRNGSFILGPEGLLVTKEGYPVVGENGLIHIKANNFVVDEDGRIFQNARFAEDPDRLVALEENEWDETELVDRLKIVNVRRPRYLQKQGDSLWRTTRESGEAEILQDGRPKVRQGFLEGSNVNPVTEMVQMIEVNRAYEANQKTIETQDSLLGRLINEALKI; translated from the coding sequence ATGATACGTGGATACTACATAGGCGCGAGCGGTATGGCGAGCCAGCTCAACCGGATGGACGCCATCGCCAACAACCTGGCCAACGTGGACCTCACCGGGTACAAACGGGACACCGCGATCTTCAAGGCCTTCCCGGAACTGCTCATCCGAAGGATGAACGACAAGTACTTCAAGGTCCCGTGGGGGTCCATCGACAACACCCCCGTGGTGGGAAAGCTCGGCACCGGGGTGGAGACGAACGAGGTCTACACCGTGTTCGAGCAGGGACCGCTCAAGGAGACCAAGGACCCCTTCCACTTCGCCCTCGAGGGGCAGGGCTTCTTCACCGTGCTCACCCCGCAGGGTGAGCGCTATACGAGGAACGGGTCCTTCATCCTGGGACCCGAGGGCCTGCTCGTCACCAAGGAAGGCTACCCCGTGGTGGGTGAGAACGGGCTCATCCACATCAAGGCCAACAACTTCGTGGTCGACGAAGACGGACGCATCTTCCAGAACGCCCGCTTCGCGGAAGACCCCGACAGGCTCGTAGCCCTCGAGGAGAACGAGTGGGACGAGACGGAATTGGTGGACCGTCTCAAGATAGTGAACGTCCGAAGGCCCCGTTATCTCCAGAAGCAAGGGGACTCGCTCTGGAGGACCACCCGGGAGTCCGGGGAGGCGGAGATACTCCAGGATGGAAGACCGAAGGTGCGCCAGGGCTTCCTGGAAGGGTCGAACGTGAACCCGGTGACGGAGATGGTGCAGATGATAGAGGTGAACCGGGCCTATGAGGCCAACCAGAAGACCATCGAGACACAGGACAGCCTGCTCGGACGACTCATCAACGAGGCGCTGAAGATATGA
- a CDS encoding cyclic nucleotide-binding domain-containing protein: MPRTVHYKASSVIYFEGDVGDKAYILREGEIVLTSTDLETGQEVHERIGKGEFFGVKSSVGRYPREETAMVLSDAEVLEFSASEFEGFLLKNPRVMMKMLKVLSRQLRRIHKRVQTLLAVSEEVNPEEGLFSICKYYIEKQQFSQAAYALGRYLAYYPDGVHVEEVKAALARVQAAQARGGTGALSVPSPEPRKPSLSSAEKDFYEAESLFGQERYEEALASFMRIAEGSDQEDVRRRALFESGRCLMAMARYDEVIQHYSRFARDFSDAPETSEALFLIARAYEEKGDGARAGALYRKVLSLPGVSSEVVKKARKALRGLEERV, encoded by the coding sequence ATGCCCCGAACCGTCCACTACAAAGCGAGCTCCGTGATCTATTTCGAAGGGGATGTGGGAGACAAGGCCTACATCCTCCGCGAAGGAGAGATCGTCCTCACCTCCACCGATCTCGAGACGGGCCAGGAGGTGCACGAACGGATAGGCAAGGGGGAATTCTTCGGTGTCAAGTCGAGCGTGGGGCGCTATCCCCGGGAGGAGACTGCGATGGTCCTCTCCGACGCCGAGGTGCTGGAGTTCTCCGCCTCTGAGTTCGAGGGCTTCCTCCTCAAGAACCCCCGGGTGATGATGAAGATGCTCAAGGTGCTCTCCCGTCAGCTCCGACGTATCCACAAGCGGGTTCAGACCTTGCTCGCCGTCTCGGAGGAGGTGAATCCGGAGGAGGGCCTCTTTTCTATCTGCAAGTACTACATCGAGAAACAGCAGTTCTCACAGGCCGCCTACGCCCTCGGCCGGTACCTCGCCTACTATCCCGACGGCGTCCACGTGGAGGAGGTGAAGGCCGCCCTCGCCCGCGTACAGGCTGCCCAGGCGAGAGGGGGTACGGGTGCGCTTTCCGTCCCGTCGCCCGAGCCCAGGAAGCCCTCCCTCTCGTCCGCGGAGAAGGACTTCTACGAGGCAGAGAGCCTGTTCGGCCAGGAACGGTACGAGGAGGCCCTTGCCTCCTTCATGCGAATTGCGGAGGGATCCGACCAGGAGGATGTCCGGCGCAGGGCCCTCTTCGAGTCGGGGAGGTGTCTCATGGCCATGGCGCGTTACGACGAGGTCATCCAGCACTACTCACGGTTCGCACGGGACTTCTCCGACGCACCGGAGACCTCGGAGGCCCTCTTCCTCATCGCCCGTGCCTACGAGGAGAAGGGCGATGGAGCACGGGCAGGGGCACTCTACCGTAAGGTGCTCTCCCTCCCGGGAGTGAGCAGCGAAGTGGTGAAGAAAGCGCGGAAGGCACTCAGGGGCCTGGAGGAACGGGTATGA
- a CDS encoding ABC1 kinase family protein, with amino-acid sequence MRRARGRKARLARYREIFALLVGYGFDEALRRLPLRGFFVRKRRGGKVEGLPYETRVRLLLEDLGPTFIKFGQLLSNRPDLVPPRLAHELMKLQDRVAPYPSEEAFAIFEEELGVAPSEVFTRIEREPIASASMAQVYRAHLPSGEQVAVKIQRPHLEEIIETDLEIMERLGSLLEQLFFEGHIPMKALVREFGRQLRKEMDFSGELRRIQRFREIHAGMPQVMVPHVYERLSGSRVLTMQYVEGIRVSELDALRDAGIDPAGIARVGVESVLTQIFVHGFFHADPHPGNILVLPNGSLCFLDFGAMGVLDPSTRIHLAQIFLGIGEQSPQKVVYGLLSLSVRREGLDRRRLEQEVYDLIQDYALLPLGALNVKEVIERFYHLILHHRLVFPPGLYLFFKTLLALEALGRTLDPGFQLVEYLQPHVKRFVVSTLRKNQLLKNIPFFLSEAFDSLNETGFEIPQLIQRLKEGKVVVDLSDTDLKLLSQKVDESTTRLSLSLIIAAAIVGSSILIQAKIPPLWNGVSILGIVGLATVGILGGLLVLHFLRKS; translated from the coding sequence ATGAGAAGAGCACGGGGAAGAAAGGCACGCCTTGCCCGCTACCGCGAGATCTTCGCCCTCCTCGTGGGATACGGGTTCGACGAGGCCCTCCGCCGCCTCCCGCTGCGGGGCTTTTTCGTGAGGAAAAGACGCGGTGGGAAGGTGGAAGGGCTTCCCTACGAAACGAGGGTGCGACTCCTCCTGGAGGATCTCGGTCCCACCTTCATCAAGTTCGGTCAGCTCCTCAGCAACCGACCGGATCTCGTGCCGCCTCGGCTCGCCCACGAGCTCATGAAGCTCCAGGACCGGGTCGCCCCCTATCCCTCGGAGGAGGCGTTCGCCATCTTCGAGGAGGAGCTCGGAGTCGCTCCCTCGGAGGTGTTCACACGCATAGAACGGGAGCCCATCGCCTCGGCATCCATGGCCCAGGTCTACCGGGCCCATCTCCCATCGGGTGAACAGGTGGCGGTGAAGATCCAACGCCCTCACCTCGAGGAGATCATCGAGACCGATCTAGAGATCATGGAGCGCCTCGGCTCGCTCCTTGAGCAACTCTTCTTCGAGGGGCATATCCCCATGAAGGCCCTTGTCCGGGAGTTCGGGCGCCAGCTGCGGAAGGAGATGGATTTCTCGGGCGAGCTTCGCCGTATCCAGCGTTTCCGGGAGATCCACGCCGGGATGCCCCAGGTGATGGTGCCTCATGTCTACGAACGACTCTCGGGAAGTCGCGTGCTCACCATGCAGTACGTGGAGGGCATTCGGGTGAGTGAGCTGGATGCCCTCCGGGATGCGGGCATAGATCCTGCGGGTATCGCCCGGGTGGGCGTGGAGAGTGTACTCACCCAGATCTTTGTTCACGGGTTCTTTCATGCCGATCCGCATCCCGGCAACATCCTGGTCCTCCCCAACGGGAGCCTCTGCTTCCTCGACTTCGGGGCCATGGGAGTCCTCGATCCGTCCACCAGGATCCACCTCGCCCAGATCTTCCTCGGTATAGGTGAACAGAGTCCTCAGAAGGTGGTCTATGGTCTCCTCTCCCTCTCCGTCCGAAGGGAAGGATTGGACAGGAGACGCCTCGAGCAGGAGGTGTACGACCTCATCCAGGACTATGCCCTCCTGCCTCTCGGTGCGCTCAACGTCAAGGAGGTGATAGAACGCTTCTATCACCTCATCCTCCATCACAGGCTCGTCTTCCCTCCGGGACTCTATCTCTTCTTCAAGACCTTGCTCGCCCTCGAAGCGTTGGGAAGGACCCTCGACCCGGGTTTCCAGCTGGTCGAGTACCTGCAGCCGCACGTGAAACGGTTCGTGGTCAGCACCCTCAGGAAGAACCAACTCCTCAAGAACATCCCCTTCTTCCTCTCGGAGGCCTTCGACAGCCTCAACGAGACGGGGTTCGAGATACCCCAGCTCATCCAGCGACTCAAGGAGGGGAAGGTGGTGGTGGACCTCTCGGACACCGACCTCAAACTCCTCTCCCAGAAGGTGGACGAGTCGACCACCCGGCTCTCCTTGAGCCTCATCATCGCCGCGGCGATCGTGGGCTCGTCCATCCTCATACAGGCGAAGATACCGCCCCTCTGGAACGGGGTCTCGATTCTCGGAATCGTCGGTCTCGCTACGGTGGGGATCCTCGGGGGACTGCTCGTGCTTCACTTTTTGAGGAAATCTTAG
- a CDS encoding ABC transporter permease has product MSGDILSSLGNRAITRTHDILYGIGYVATVIKETVLFFRKRRGEAGRVLVLQILFTGVEALNVIALLALGIGALIIIQGVSLLPQFGQGDLVYPILIAVITRELGPILTAFIVTARSGTAIATEIGTMVVSHEIEAYMAFGIDPISYLVVPRFLGAIVAVTLLNVYFNIFGLLGSFFVTSLIHPIQFAEYFHNLLLRLKPVDILSSLVKSATFGAVIALVGTYSGFQVERASTEIPQVAIKAVGKGFVYCIVADALLTLVYYL; this is encoded by the coding sequence ATGAGCGGAGACATCCTCAGCTCCTTGGGAAATCGCGCCATCACTCGTACACACGACATCCTCTACGGCATAGGGTACGTGGCCACGGTCATCAAGGAGACCGTCCTCTTTTTCCGCAAACGACGGGGGGAAGCCGGGAGGGTCCTCGTTCTTCAGATACTCTTCACCGGAGTGGAGGCCCTCAACGTCATCGCCCTCCTCGCCCTGGGAATAGGGGCCCTCATCATCATCCAGGGCGTCTCCCTCCTCCCCCAGTTCGGACAGGGAGACCTGGTCTACCCCATCCTCATCGCGGTGATCACCCGGGAGCTGGGTCCCATCCTCACGGCCTTCATCGTGACCGCTCGATCGGGAACCGCCATCGCCACCGAGATCGGCACCATGGTGGTCTCCCACGAGATCGAGGCCTACATGGCATTCGGCATAGACCCCATCTCCTACCTCGTGGTACCCCGGTTCCTCGGCGCCATCGTGGCCGTCACCCTCCTCAATGTCTACTTCAATATATTCGGACTCCTGGGTTCCTTCTTCGTGACCTCTCTCATCCACCCCATACAGTTCGCCGAGTACTTCCACAACCTGCTCCTCAGGCTGAAGCCGGTGGACATCCTCTCCTCCCTGGTGAAGAGCGCCACCTTCGGGGCCGTGATCGCCCTGGTCGGGACCTACAGCGGGTTCCAGGTGGAACGCGCCTCCACCGAGATACCGCAGGTGGCCATAAAGGCGGTAGGCAAGGGATTCGTCTACTGCATCGTGGCCGATGCACTCCTCACCCTGGTGTACTACCTATGA
- a CDS encoding sigma-70 family RNA polymerase sigma factor, producing MSRKRVVKYSVGREETAYLREIKRYKLLSPEEERELGKRIRRGDPVARERLITANLRLVVKIALQFSVPDIPLLDLIQEGNIGLIRAVEKFDYRRNIRFSTYAAWWIRQAIHRALMNKRRPIRLPNRKEDVLRKIEKARRLLEQRLMREPSTEEIADLLGMESEEVEELINLGQEVVSLETQINDGSMDLHDVCPGGASPEEEVCRKACREDTLTLIQRTLDSRESEVVLHRYALTGPRYTLKTLSEQMGISPETVRQIEIRALRKLRERAEVVGDYVLSR from the coding sequence ATGAGCAGAAAGAGAGTCGTGAAGTACAGCGTCGGAAGGGAAGAGACGGCCTATCTCAGGGAGATCAAGCGCTACAAACTGCTCTCTCCCGAAGAGGAGAGGGAGCTCGGCAAGCGGATACGCCGGGGTGATCCCGTGGCGCGGGAACGGCTCATCACCGCAAACCTCAGGCTCGTGGTGAAGATCGCGCTCCAGTTCTCGGTACCGGATATCCCCCTCCTCGATCTCATACAGGAAGGTAACATCGGCCTCATCCGGGCGGTGGAGAAGTTCGACTACCGGAGGAATATCCGCTTCTCCACCTACGCGGCCTGGTGGATACGACAGGCCATCCACAGGGCGCTCATGAACAAACGTCGGCCGATACGACTTCCGAACCGTAAGGAGGACGTGCTCCGAAAGATAGAGAAGGCGAGACGGCTCCTCGAACAGCGGCTCATGAGGGAGCCCTCCACCGAGGAGATCGCCGATCTTCTCGGCATGGAGAGCGAGGAAGTCGAAGAGCTCATCAACCTGGGCCAGGAGGTGGTCTCCCTGGAAACCCAGATCAACGACGGGAGCATGGACCTCCACGATGTCTGCCCCGGTGGAGCCTCTCCAGAAGAAGAGGTGTGCAGGAAGGCCTGCAGGGAGGATACCCTCACCCTCATACAGCGGACCCTGGATTCCCGAGAGAGCGAGGTCGTGCTCCATCGCTATGCGCTCACCGGACCCCGCTATACCCTCAAGACATTGAGCGAGCAGATGGGGATCTCGCCCGAGACCGTGCGGCAGATAGAGATCCGTGCCCTCCGGAAACTGAGGGAGCGAGCCGAGGTGGTGGGCGATTACGTGCTCTCCCGGTGA
- the flgG gene encoding flagellar basal-body rod protein FlgG encodes MMRSLWTAASGMVGQQYHIDTVANNLSNVNTTGFKKNRVDFQDLIYQTVRMAGTPATEVTVVPTPTQVGHGVRVAASSKIFTQGALQHTDNVSDLAIQGEGFFRVLLYDGTYAYTRDGSFKIDSNGQLVTSNGYRLIPEIVLPEGFIADTLSVSEDGRVTVKVPGQDDPVEVGQIQIYRFVNPSGLLAVGDNLYKVTNASGDPIGGRPGFDGMGKLLHKFLEMSNVSVVNEMVEMIVAQRAYELNSKAVQTSDSMLGTAVNLKR; translated from the coding sequence ATGATGCGATCGCTCTGGACCGCGGCGTCCGGCATGGTGGGACAGCAGTACCACATAGACACGGTGGCGAATAATCTCTCGAACGTGAACACCACCGGATTCAAGAAGAACCGGGTGGACTTCCAGGACCTCATCTACCAGACCGTCCGCATGGCGGGTACCCCTGCCACCGAGGTGACCGTGGTGCCCACCCCCACACAGGTGGGACACGGCGTACGGGTGGCGGCGAGCAGCAAGATCTTCACCCAGGGGGCCCTCCAGCACACGGACAATGTGAGCGACCTCGCGATTCAGGGCGAGGGGTTCTTCAGGGTCCTCCTCTACGACGGCACCTACGCCTATACCCGTGACGGCTCCTTCAAGATCGACAGCAACGGCCAGCTCGTCACCTCGAACGGGTACCGCCTCATCCCCGAGATCGTCCTCCCCGAAGGCTTCATTGCCGACACCCTCTCGGTCTCGGAGGACGGAAGGGTGACCGTGAAGGTGCCCGGTCAGGACGATCCCGTGGAGGTGGGCCAGATACAGATCTACCGCTTCGTGAACCCCTCAGGACTCCTCGCCGTGGGCGACAACCTCTACAAGGTGACGAACGCCTCGGGTGATCCCATAGGCGGGAGACCCGGATTCGATGGTATGGGCAAGCTCCTTCACAAGTTCCTCGAGATGTCCAATGTCTCCGTAGTGAACGAGATGGTGGAGATGATCGTGGCTCAGCGGGCCTACGAGCTCAATTCGAAGGCGGTGCAGACCTCGGATTCCATGCTCGGCACCGCCGTGAACCTCAAGCGGTAG
- a CDS encoding PHP domain-containing protein, with amino-acid sequence MEAMRLDLHTHSTASDGALSPSLLIKEAARLGIGLLALTDHDTTSGLEEASRAAREEGISFIPGIEIEVAHEGGEFHLLGLGIDASHPVLGHLLADLRRRRHERNVRIIHRMREAGIEVSLEDMEEVQGVVTRPHFARLLVARGLARSIPEAMEEYLNYGRPFYEPKAGCTLEEAVRAIHTAGGLAVIAHPVSLGIPDEQLVRRFADYREAGVDGVEAYHYSHSLEEARKFSRIAASLGLLVSAGSDFHGKDRRDVDLGTTAGGLTITSSLIPDLIERLSHCGVCT; translated from the coding sequence ATGGAAGCTATGCGGCTCGATCTGCACACGCACAGCACCGCCTCGGATGGGGCCCTCTCCCCCTCCCTCCTCATAAAAGAGGCCGCCCGCCTGGGCATCGGCCTCCTCGCCCTCACCGATCATGATACTACGTCGGGGCTCGAGGAGGCATCACGCGCCGCAAGAGAGGAAGGAATCTCCTTCATCCCGGGGATCGAGATAGAAGTGGCCCACGAGGGTGGCGAATTCCACCTCCTCGGGCTCGGGATCGATGCCTCGCACCCCGTGCTCGGACATCTGCTCGCAGATTTGAGGAGACGCCGCCACGAGCGCAATGTACGCATCATCCACAGGATGCGCGAAGCGGGCATAGAGGTCTCCCTCGAGGATATGGAGGAGGTGCAAGGGGTGGTCACGCGTCCGCACTTCGCCCGCCTTCTGGTGGCGAGGGGTCTGGCACGATCCATCCCCGAGGCCATGGAGGAATATCTCAACTACGGGAGGCCCTTCTACGAGCCCAAGGCAGGGTGCACCTTGGAGGAGGCCGTGAGGGCCATCCATACGGCGGGGGGACTCGCCGTGATCGCACATCCCGTGAGCCTCGGGATCCCGGACGAGCAGCTCGTCCGGCGCTTCGCCGACTACCGTGAGGCGGGGGTGGACGGGGTAGAAGCCTACCACTACTCCCACTCCCTGGAGGAGGCACGGAAGTTCTCCCGGATTGCCGCCTCGCTGGGCCTCCTCGTCTCGGCGGGCTCGGACTTCCACGGCAAGGACAGGCGGGATGTGGACCTGGGCACCACCGCGGGGGGGCTCACGATCACCTCATCCCTCATCCCGGACCTGATCGAACGACTTTCCCACTGCGGAGTCTGTACATGA